The genome window TCAGTATGTGTGAAGGTGGATGCGATGCTGAAGATCGGTCAGTTTACAGATACATTTCTGCCGGTTGTGGATGGCGTGGGCCGGGTGGTCCAGGCTTATTCCGAGACACTTTGCAAAATGGGGAACCAGGTTACCGTGGTGGCTCCGATGTATGATACAGGTTTCCAGGGCGGGTTTCCCTTCCAGCTGGTGGAGTATGTAGGGAGCAGTGTGCCCGGTATGAAGCAGTACAAGGTCGGCGAGGCCGTGCTGGATGCCCATTACCGGCGCCGTATCCGGATGATCGATCTGGACCTTATCCATGCCCACAGCCCCTTTACCGCGGGATCGGAGGCACTCCGTCTTGCCGCGGTGCGGAAACTGCCCCTGGTAGGTACCTTTCATTCCAAATACTATGATGATTTTCTGAAGGCCACCCGTTCCGAGTCGATCGCGAAGATGGGTGTCAAGCTTGTTGTGAGTTTTTATAACCGCTGCGACGAAGTCTGGGCGGTCGGCAAAAATACAGCCGACGTGCTGCGCGAGTACGGATATGAGGGTGAAATCCAGGTGATGCCCAACGGGGCGACCCTGCGGACTGTTTCACCCGGAGACGTGGAGCAGGTGAACCGGCGCTGGAACCTGGGAACGGATCCCCTGATCCTGTTTGTCGGCCAGATGGACTGGAAAAAGAATATCCTGACCGTGCTGGAAGCATGTGCGGAAATGAAAAAGAACGGAATCACCTTCCGGCTGCTGCTCGCCGGACAGGGAATGGATATGAACGCGATCAGCCAGAAGATCCATGATCTGAACATCCAGGACCGGGCGGAGCTGCTGGGCCATATTACGGATGCCAGCCTGCTGGACGCCCTGTACGCCCGGGCATCGCTGTTTGCTTTCCCGTCCCTTTATGATGCCGCACCGATGGTTGTACGGGAGGCGGCGGTCATGGGTACCCCTTCCGTGATGGTCAGGAACAGCACCGCGGCGGAAATCATCCGCCACGGAGAAAACGGCCTCCTGTGCGACAACGATCCGAAAGACCTGGCCAGGGTCATGACGGAAGCACTGAAGGAGCCCGAGAAGCTGGAACTGATCGGACAGCAGGCAAAAGAAACCATCCCTGTCCCGTGGGACAAGGTGATGGAGACTGCCGTGGAACGGTATGAAAGGCTGGTCGCCCTTGGCAAAGAAGGGAAACTGAAGGATAAACGGAAACGGATGCTGTAAGACAGATCAATCCGCTTCCAGGATGCATATTTCCACGTTATCAGGTCCGGCAAAACGGAGCAGGCGCCGTCCGGTACAGGGGTCACGCCGGTATTCACCCGCATCAATGCCGTTCATTTCCAGACGCTTGCGAACAGCTGCCAGGCGGGTGGCATAAAGCGTCAGATACTGTGAATCCGGAACAGATTCCCGGAATGAACAGATGACCTGCACCTGAATCTTATCCATCTCGAACAGATAGACGACATCTCCGGATTCCCGCCGGTCCAGCTGCTGGCGAAGACGGAAGCCAAGCCTGTTTTCATAGAAATCGCATACAGCGGCCTCATCCGACCCTTTCAGGGTGGTTCGGAAAAGGCCGGTTTTTTTCATATAGGGAAAGAGCGTGGTGCGGCGGGCACGATGACGCCACCGCCGGTACTCCCGCAGGTTCTTCCTCCAATGAGGATGGGTGACGACATAACCAACGGCGATGTAAAGCAGCTGGCCGATCAGGCCGCCGAGGGTGTTTGAGATAATATCATCAAAATCGTATACGCCGTGCCTGGTGATCAGCTGCAGGTTTTCCACGAGAAAGCTGAGCAGCAGGCAGAATGCCACAGGACGGATCCGCACCCTGGCCCGGAACCAGCGGAACACATAGGGCAGCAGGTACCCCACGGGTACAAAGACCATGATATTCAGGTAGAACTGAGCCAGATCGGCCGGGCGGACAATGGCAATCTGCGAGAGGGCAGAGGAAATTCCCTCGGAAAACAGGGTGTGGAACCAGCCGGAAAACCCGTGGGGGGTTGAGAAGGCGTTTTTCAGGTCTTCCAGAGGAGCCACGTGCACGGTGTAGTCTTCCGTGGAGGCACGGGAAAAGAATACCAGCCAGGCCAGGATTATGAAGTAAAAAAGCAGGCCGAAGGTCAGCAGCCTCTGGCGAAGCCGCAGCAGCCTGTCAGCGTTTGGGTTCTCACTCAGGCCGCCTTCCAGATTCAGACGCAGTCTGCGGCAGATCCGACGGTCAGCCCAGGGCAGGAAAAGAACCATGACAGCTACCAGAACAGTGACCAGGAGACTGAGTTTCAGGCTGTAATAATCCATCAGGGATTCTCCTTTTCAGATGGCAGGAGGGAACTGACCCGGAGGTTCCTCGGATCATCCACGGGCAGGCCGCTGAGATAGGAACTGCTGCCGATGAGGGCGGCAACGCTTTCATCCGTCCCTTCTCCAAGGAAGAGAAGACGATAGGATGCCTCGATCAGCCTGACAGCATACAGGCGGGCTTTTTCCCGCAGCTCCGGGAAACTTTCGCAGGATTCCTGCTCCGGATCATAGGGATGATGCCAGACACGGTGCTCCGTGTTTTCCGGATCAAGATCAAGGAACTGGGATTCAGCATAGGCAAGGGAACGGAGTACATCCAGCTTTGTGAGCCCGGCAGTGCGCGCGGCGATTCCGCGGGGCTTTTCCAGGAACCGGTAGCAGAGACGGTAACGGCGGAAGGAACGGTTCAGCTCAGTCCAGCAGTTTTTCCAGCCGTAAACCTGCTCAAAGACGGTATCCAGATCCTGCCGCAGGCATTCCGGCAGACGAAGCCGGGGATAATAATGCTCCGTAACAGGATGCTTCTCTTTTTCATAGCCGTTTCGGCGGATCTCAGCCATGTCAAGGGCATGCTCCAGGCTCATATGGCTGCGGGGAAAAACCCGCTCTTCAGCGGTAATCCAGATAATATAAGGATGGCAGATGCTGTCCAGCGCGTAATGGCAGAAGAAACCGGCAAGGTAGGAGAACAGTTCCTTACGGGAAGCGGAAACAGCGGCCCGGCGAAGCAGTGAAGATAAAAACAGGCCGGTCTTTGTGGTGTGCATCCGTCGGCCGCGGCCTTCCCGGCGGCGCCAGGGCTTATGCATAAACCAGACGTCCGGACCGAAAAGCGCGAAGGTATAAGGTTCGGATACAATCGTTTCCCGAACCTCTTCCGGCAGAGAGGAGAGAACCTCCCGGCCAAAGGACGCGTGTACCGCGACATCCGGCATTCTGATCACCTGTTCTTTCCTATGGAGATTACCAGTTCAGTATATCAATTTTTCAACACAGCGACAAGGCGATTTGCCGGGAACGGAT of Aristaeella lactis contains these proteins:
- a CDS encoding zinc dependent phospholipase C family protein, producing the protein MPDVAVHASFGREVLSSLPEEVRETIVSEPYTFALFGPDVWFMHKPWRRREGRGRRMHTTKTGLFLSSLLRRAAVSASRKELFSYLAGFFCHYALDSICHPYIIWITAEERVFPRSHMSLEHALDMAEIRRNGYEKEKHPVTEHYYPRLRLPECLRQDLDTVFEQVYGWKNCWTELNRSFRRYRLCYRFLEKPRGIAARTAGLTKLDVLRSLAYAESQFLDLDPENTEHRVWHHPYDPEQESCESFPELREKARLYAVRLIEASYRLLFLGEGTDESVAALIGSSSYLSGLPVDDPRNLRVSSLLPSEKENP
- a CDS encoding glycosyltransferase gives rise to the protein MLKIGQFTDTFLPVVDGVGRVVQAYSETLCKMGNQVTVVAPMYDTGFQGGFPFQLVEYVGSSVPGMKQYKVGEAVLDAHYRRRIRMIDLDLIHAHSPFTAGSEALRLAAVRKLPLVGTFHSKYYDDFLKATRSESIAKMGVKLVVSFYNRCDEVWAVGKNTADVLREYGYEGEIQVMPNGATLRTVSPGDVEQVNRRWNLGTDPLILFVGQMDWKKNILTVLEACAEMKKNGITFRLLLAGQGMDMNAISQKIHDLNIQDRAELLGHITDASLLDALYARASLFAFPSLYDAAPMVVREAAVMGTPSVMVRNSTAAEIIRHGENGLLCDNDPKDLARVMTEALKEPEKLELIGQQAKETIPVPWDKVMETAVERYERLVALGKEGKLKDKRKRML
- a CDS encoding VanZ family protein, producing MDYYSLKLSLLVTVLVAVMVLFLPWADRRICRRLRLNLEGGLSENPNADRLLRLRQRLLTFGLLFYFIILAWLVFFSRASTEDYTVHVAPLEDLKNAFSTPHGFSGWFHTLFSEGISSALSQIAIVRPADLAQFYLNIMVFVPVGYLLPYVFRWFRARVRIRPVAFCLLLSFLVENLQLITRHGVYDFDDIISNTLGGLIGQLLYIAVGYVVTHPHWRKNLREYRRWRHRARRTTLFPYMKKTGLFRTTLKGSDEAAVCDFYENRLGFRLRQQLDRRESGDVVYLFEMDKIQVQVICSFRESVPDSQYLTLYATRLAAVRKRLEMNGIDAGEYRRDPCTGRRLLRFAGPDNVEICILEAD